In Monodelphis domestica isolate mMonDom1 chromosome 4, mMonDom1.pri, whole genome shotgun sequence, one DNA window encodes the following:
- the LOC130458778 gene encoding uncharacterized protein LOC130458778 isoform X2: protein MEIMLGQRHLRESNSLWPGSPESLYRGPWWLLEVPLKRQRGPGEAATASSYSPAQRLQSFPQSPCLECGLPVLPSPELAEQRASSFGSELCGKGPGAPPETGPNFRVAPPHPLCVQGLERAFLRGAAPFFLVLPCMGPGECCQLAPPDPPDPCMRSQRGPPGCVTPGRLPLLSSAVPESHSQSALPAESILALLQQPPPPPPQSPDLQAHRDSLSPMKPRKPSPVVQPGELHLPEEEVEAELSFPLCFPKPGPLQRAMAEGNYPPLPAPRAPHGHVRERLCAGRERPDVRSGGPPQTEGGGLPSPVPIPRTKGSPAWTGDKALHYPGPLSQVIDQQSAPALPEVKSEVMSRAEAAHMPFGPSRSSQSGEKRSGSGRGPKLAEGEGGEGKGRGRAQGPGGEGGLVLDTQQARVRWVASLDQSPDFSGGAPRGA from the exons aTGGAGATCATGCTGGGCCAAAGGCACCTCAGGGAGAGCAACAGCCTGTGGCCCGGCTCTCCAGAGTCCCTTTATAGGGGGCCCTGGTGGCTCCTGGAGGTTCCCCTGAAAAGGCAAAGGGGGCCTGGGGAGGCTGCAACAGCCTCAAGCTACAGCCCTGCTCAAAGACTTCAGAGCTTTCCCCAGAGCCCCTGCCTAGAATGTGGGCTGCCTGTCCTTCCCTCTCCAGAGCTAGCTGAGCAGCGGGCCTCCAGCTTTGGCTCTGAGCTCTGTGGCAAAGGCCCCGGGGCGCCTCCTGAGACAGGCCCAAACTTTCGGGTGGCCCCCCCACACCCCCTTTGTGTCCAGGGGCTGGAGAGGGCCTTCCTCCGGGGTGCTGCCCCCTTCTTCCTTGTCCTGCCTTGCATGGGACCCGGGGAATGCTGCCAGCTGGCCCCCCCTGACCCTCCTGACCCATGCATGAGGTCACAACGGGGGCCTCCTGGCTGTGTTACGCCTGGGAGGCTGCCCCTTCTTAGCTCAGCTGTCCCAGAGAGCCATAGCCAGTCTGCCCTCCCCGCAGAGAGTATCCTGGCCCTCCTCCAGcagccccctccacccccaccccagagccCTGATCTTCAGGCGCACCGAGACTCCCTGAGCCCAATGAAACCCCGGAAACCCTCACCAG TTGTCCAGCCCGGAGAGCTCCACCTGCCGGAGGAGGAAGTGGAAGCGGAACTGTCGTTCCCGCTGTGCTTCCCCAAGCCTGGCCCTCTACAGAGAGCCATGGCGGAGGGCAACTACCCGCCCCTACCCGCCCCTCGGGCCCCTCACGGCCATGTTCGAGAGCGACTTTGTGCAG gaCGAGAGCGCCCCGATGTCCGCAGCGG AGGCCCCCCCCAAACGGAAGGAGGTGGCCTTCCCTCCCCAGTACCCATCCCAAGGACCAAGGGGAGCCCGGCCTGGACCGGGGACAAAGCACTGCACTACCCGGGGCCGCTCTCCCAAGTGATTGACCAGCAGAGCGCCCCGGCCCTCCCGGAAGTGAAGTCGGAAGTGATGTCGAGAGCGGAAGCCGCCCACATGCCCTTTGGTCCCAGCAGAAGCTCCCAGTCAGGAGAGAAGAGGAGCGGAAGTGGGCGTGGCCCCAAGCTGGCTgagggagaagggggggaggggaaggggcggGGGCGGGCACAAGGgcctggaggagagggagggctgGTCCTGGACACCCAGCAGGCCAGAGTGCGGTGGGTTGCTTCCCTAGATCAGAGCCCAGACTTTTCGGGAGGAGCACCCCGGGGAGCCTAG
- the LOC130458778 gene encoding nascent polypeptide-associated complex subunit alpha, muscle-specific form-like isoform X3, with amino-acid sequence MEIMLGQRHLRESNSLWPGSPESLYRGPWWLLEVPLKRQRGPGEAATASSYSPAQRLQSFPQSPCLECGLPVLPSPELAEQRASSFGSELCGKGPGAPPETGPNFRVAPPHPLCVQGLERAFLRGAAPFFLVLPCMGPGECCQLAPPDPPDPCMRSQRGPPGCVTPGRLPLLSSAVPESHSQSALPAESILALLQQPPPPPPQSPDLQAHRDSLSPMKPRKPSPGGAPAWGAAGLQGSPQGPASPQLRPASSLLAVVQPGELHLPEEEVEAELSFPLCFPKPGPLQRAMAEGNYPPLPAPRAPHGHVRERLCAGRERPDVRSGGPPQTEGGGLPSPVPIPRTKGSPAWTGDKALHYPGPLSQVIDQQSAPALPEVKSEVMSRAEAAHMPFGPSRSSQSGEKRSGNQSPDFSGGAPRGA; translated from the exons aTGGAGATCATGCTGGGCCAAAGGCACCTCAGGGAGAGCAACAGCCTGTGGCCCGGCTCTCCAGAGTCCCTTTATAGGGGGCCCTGGTGGCTCCTGGAGGTTCCCCTGAAAAGGCAAAGGGGGCCTGGGGAGGCTGCAACAGCCTCAAGCTACAGCCCTGCTCAAAGACTTCAGAGCTTTCCCCAGAGCCCCTGCCTAGAATGTGGGCTGCCTGTCCTTCCCTCTCCAGAGCTAGCTGAGCAGCGGGCCTCCAGCTTTGGCTCTGAGCTCTGTGGCAAAGGCCCCGGGGCGCCTCCTGAGACAGGCCCAAACTTTCGGGTGGCCCCCCCACACCCCCTTTGTGTCCAGGGGCTGGAGAGGGCCTTCCTCCGGGGTGCTGCCCCCTTCTTCCTTGTCCTGCCTTGCATGGGACCCGGGGAATGCTGCCAGCTGGCCCCCCCTGACCCTCCTGACCCATGCATGAGGTCACAACGGGGGCCTCCTGGCTGTGTTACGCCTGGGAGGCTGCCCCTTCTTAGCTCAGCTGTCCCAGAGAGCCATAGCCAGTCTGCCCTCCCCGCAGAGAGTATCCTGGCCCTCCTCCAGcagccccctccacccccaccccagagccCTGATCTTCAGGCGCACCGAGACTCCCTGAGCCCAATGAAACCCCGGAAACCCTCACCAGGTGGGGCCCCGGCCTGGGGGGCTGCAGGGCTGCAGGGGAGCCCGCAGGGGCCGGCCAGCCCCCAGCTCCGGCCTGCTTCCTCCCTGCTCGCAGTTGTCCAGCCCGGAGAGCTCCACCTGCCGGAGGAGGAAGTGGAAGCGGAACTGTCGTTCCCGCTGTGCTTCCCCAAGCCTGGCCCTCTACAGAGAGCCATGGCGGAGGGCAACTACCCGCCCCTACCCGCCCCTCGGGCCCCTCACGGCCATGTTCGAGAGCGACTTTGTGCAG gaCGAGAGCGCCCCGATGTCCGCAGCGG AGGCCCCCCCCAAACGGAAGGAGGTGGCCTTCCCTCCCCAGTACCCATCCCAAGGACCAAGGGGAGCCCGGCCTGGACCGGGGACAAAGCACTGCACTACCCGGGGCCGCTCTCCCAAGTGATTGACCAGCAGAGCGCCCCGGCCCTCCCGGAAGTGAAGTCGGAAGTGATGTCGAGAGCGGAAGCCGCCCACATGCCCTTTGGTCCCAGCAGAAGCTCCCAGTCAGGAGAGAAGAGGAGCGGAA ATCAGAGCCCAGACTTTTCGGGAGGAGCACCCCGGGGAGCCTAG
- the LOC130458778 gene encoding basic proline-rich protein-like isoform X1 produces MEIMLGQRHLRESNSLWPGSPESLYRGPWWLLEVPLKRQRGPGEAATASSYSPAQRLQSFPQSPCLECGLPVLPSPELAEQRASSFGSELCGKGPGAPPETGPNFRVAPPHPLCVQGLERAFLRGAAPFFLVLPCMGPGECCQLAPPDPPDPCMRSQRGPPGCVTPGRLPLLSSAVPESHSQSALPAESILALLQQPPPPPPQSPDLQAHRDSLSPMKPRKPSPGGAPAWGAAGLQGSPQGPASPQLRPASSLLAVVQPGELHLPEEEVEAELSFPLCFPKPGPLQRAMAEGNYPPLPAPRAPHGHVRERLCAGRERPDVRSGGPPQTEGGGLPSPVPIPRTKGSPAWTGDKALHYPGPLSQVIDQQSAPALPEVKSEVMSRAEAAHMPFGPSRSSQSGEKRSGSGRGPKLAEGEGGEGKGRGRAQGPGGEGGLVLDTQQARVRWVASLDQSPDFSGGAPRGA; encoded by the exons aTGGAGATCATGCTGGGCCAAAGGCACCTCAGGGAGAGCAACAGCCTGTGGCCCGGCTCTCCAGAGTCCCTTTATAGGGGGCCCTGGTGGCTCCTGGAGGTTCCCCTGAAAAGGCAAAGGGGGCCTGGGGAGGCTGCAACAGCCTCAAGCTACAGCCCTGCTCAAAGACTTCAGAGCTTTCCCCAGAGCCCCTGCCTAGAATGTGGGCTGCCTGTCCTTCCCTCTCCAGAGCTAGCTGAGCAGCGGGCCTCCAGCTTTGGCTCTGAGCTCTGTGGCAAAGGCCCCGGGGCGCCTCCTGAGACAGGCCCAAACTTTCGGGTGGCCCCCCCACACCCCCTTTGTGTCCAGGGGCTGGAGAGGGCCTTCCTCCGGGGTGCTGCCCCCTTCTTCCTTGTCCTGCCTTGCATGGGACCCGGGGAATGCTGCCAGCTGGCCCCCCCTGACCCTCCTGACCCATGCATGAGGTCACAACGGGGGCCTCCTGGCTGTGTTACGCCTGGGAGGCTGCCCCTTCTTAGCTCAGCTGTCCCAGAGAGCCATAGCCAGTCTGCCCTCCCCGCAGAGAGTATCCTGGCCCTCCTCCAGcagccccctccacccccaccccagagccCTGATCTTCAGGCGCACCGAGACTCCCTGAGCCCAATGAAACCCCGGAAACCCTCACCAGGTGGGGCCCCGGCCTGGGGGGCTGCAGGGCTGCAGGGGAGCCCGCAGGGGCCGGCCAGCCCCCAGCTCCGGCCTGCTTCCTCCCTGCTCGCAGTTGTCCAGCCCGGAGAGCTCCACCTGCCGGAGGAGGAAGTGGAAGCGGAACTGTCGTTCCCGCTGTGCTTCCCCAAGCCTGGCCCTCTACAGAGAGCCATGGCGGAGGGCAACTACCCGCCCCTACCCGCCCCTCGGGCCCCTCACGGCCATGTTCGAGAGCGACTTTGTGCAG gaCGAGAGCGCCCCGATGTCCGCAGCGG AGGCCCCCCCCAAACGGAAGGAGGTGGCCTTCCCTCCCCAGTACCCATCCCAAGGACCAAGGGGAGCCCGGCCTGGACCGGGGACAAAGCACTGCACTACCCGGGGCCGCTCTCCCAAGTGATTGACCAGCAGAGCGCCCCGGCCCTCCCGGAAGTGAAGTCGGAAGTGATGTCGAGAGCGGAAGCCGCCCACATGCCCTTTGGTCCCAGCAGAAGCTCCCAGTCAGGAGAGAAGAGGAGCGGAAGTGGGCGTGGCCCCAAGCTGGCTgagggagaagggggggaggggaaggggcggGGGCGGGCACAAGGgcctggaggagagggagggctgGTCCTGGACACCCAGCAGGCCAGAGTGCGGTGGGTTGCTTCCCTAGATCAGAGCCCAGACTTTTCGGGAGGAGCACCCCGGGGAGCCTAG
- the LOC130458779 gene encoding uncharacterized protein LOC130458779 isoform X1, whose protein sequence is MESLLPRDLKAGTGRLPAGTSRDRESAMSNHSTPPFDPRFPYQNQTRNCYQNFRDFHRCTKIMKRRGKDSSPCDYYRKVYHSLCPLSWLSREGAGLRRGGPRFWRAACLSPCLPPRSCSAGRTRSGRGRSPGRSEGPPEKSSQPAGLTRRLLLKN, encoded by the exons ATGGAGTCCCTCCTACCTAGAGATCTCAAAGCAGGGACGGGAAGACTGCCGGCGGGCACCAGCAGG GATCGAGAGAGCGCGATGAGCAATCATTCGACCCCGCCCTTCGACCCTCGCTTTCCCTACCAGAACCAGACCCGCAACTGCTACCAGAACTTCCGGG ACTTTCACCGCTGTACCAAGATCATGAAGAGGCGGGGCAAGGACTCGAGCCCCTGCGACTACTACCGCAAGGTCTACCACTCCCTGTGCCCGCTCAGCTGGTTGAGCAGGGAAGGGGCGGGGCTGCGGAGGGGCGGGCCCAGGTTCTGGAGGGCCGCCTGCCTCAGTCCCTGCCTGCCTCCCCGTAGCTGCAGCGCTGGACGGACCAGATCCGGGAGGGGACGTTCCCCGGGAAGATCTGAGGGGCCCCCCGAAAAATCCTCGCAGCCGGCAGGCTTAACAAGAAGACTTTTATTAAAAAACTAG
- the LOC130458779 gene encoding cytochrome c oxidase subunit 6B2-like isoform X2 encodes MSNHSTPPFDPRFPYQNQTRNCYQNFRDFHRCTKIMKRRGKDSSPCDYYRKVYHSLCPLSWLSREGAGLRRGGPRFWRAACLSPCLPPRSCSAGRTRSGRGRSPGRSEGPPEKSSQPAGLTRRLLLKN; translated from the exons ATGAGCAATCATTCGACCCCGCCCTTCGACCCTCGCTTTCCCTACCAGAACCAGACCCGCAACTGCTACCAGAACTTCCGGG ACTTTCACCGCTGTACCAAGATCATGAAGAGGCGGGGCAAGGACTCGAGCCCCTGCGACTACTACCGCAAGGTCTACCACTCCCTGTGCCCGCTCAGCTGGTTGAGCAGGGAAGGGGCGGGGCTGCGGAGGGGCGGGCCCAGGTTCTGGAGGGCCGCCTGCCTCAGTCCCTGCCTGCCTCCCCGTAGCTGCAGCGCTGGACGGACCAGATCCGGGAGGGGACGTTCCCCGGGAAGATCTGAGGGGCCCCCCGAAAAATCCTCGCAGCCGGCAGGCTTAACAAGAAGACTTTTATTAAAAAACTAG